The DNA region TACCTTTGCCGACATCGGCAAAGCAAAACTCCAGGATCGACCTCAACGCTTTCAGGATGCACTGCGTAACGAGGTGACTAGGATCAAATCACTTGCCGCAAGCACTGGTGCCACACTACCACCGGGATTCTATCTCGGCCTTGATGAATACGAAAATCGTCTTCCCTCCCAAGATGATGTCCGACTTCTTTCAAAACAACTCACCGTCTTGAGCTGGCTAGGCGAATTGCTTGCCACCCACAAGGATCTTATTCTTTCTGAATTCTCTAGATCCACCGCAGAAACGTTACCGAAAAAAACACCCCCAGCACTTCCGGTGAAAGTTTCCACCCCCTATGAGAACGCCTGCAGCATGAAGTTGAGCTTTCGATGCAACCAGGGTTCGTTTCGGGAAATTGTGAATACGATTTCAACGGCTCCTTATTTCCTGATCATTGATCAGCTGCTTGTTCATAACACCTCAAGCGAGCCCCCCAGACGCGATACGCCGCCTCCCACTGTAGCTCCCGCACAAGACGGAAGCACCCCGGTTCAGAGACTCCCGATTATTGTGGGCCGCGAACTTCTCGATATCTCGCTGAAACTCCGCGGACTGGAGTTCCCTGATCAGGAATCCTCTGCCGCAACAAATTTGCAACTCAAACCCTCTGACAAGGTAAAGGGCTTATGAAGAATCTGATCATTCGCCACTACCATTTAGTGCTCTTGGGAATCGCTTCGCTGATTGCCATTGGCACGGCCGTGTTTCTGATCACCCAGTCGCTCGGATTTCAAGACTCCCTGAAAGAAGCCGATTCCATCTCAAAACAAGAAAAAAGCTTAGCACCAACAGCCTCTTCGAATGCCGTTATTGCTGTCGAGCATTTGAAAAATCCTGCGCTTTGGAAGCCAAGTGACAATGGTTCATCCCCGCTGGTCTCGCGGCCCTATCTCCTCAAGGAGGGTAAACTCATTGATCCGATGGTGGGTAACGAGCCACTCTATCCCCCTGTTCCAAACCAGTGGCTGATCGATCACCAACTCGACTACACGGACGTTAATATTCTGGATCGTGATCCCAAGCATAAGGGTTTTACCGTGCGTGAGGAATTCCTGGCAGGAACCGATCCGAACGACGCGGAACAGTTCCCCCCGCTATACACGAAACTCAATTATGGTGAAAATGATATCCGCAAGAGTAGCTATATCCTGGAATTTTTGGGTATTGAAACGAACGGGATCACCGACACAAAGAATCTGACTGTTGAGTATCAGTTGAGACCATCTCAACCTCTTCCCAATCCATCAAAAGGAAACCGCCCCGACACATCAGTAAGGGTCGTACTCAAAGGGGAAACCGTACCCGGAGCCCCCTTCTTGAAAATGGTGGACTACACCGATAAGAAAAAAACGATCAATGATACCGAGTATGATGTCGGCGAACTAATCCTGGAAAACACCCTCACCGGAGAGCGCCACACCCTTATGAAGAAGAGTTCTTCTAGAGAATACAGAAAGTTACCCATTGAACTTGTTGAAAGCGTTACCTTCCATTACCAACTCTCTGGCGCCCCTGTTGAGGATGTCACGGTGGAACGGGGCAAGACCTTCAATCTGTGCAGCTTGGACAAAAAACATGTCGAAACTTATAAGCTCGTTGATTTTTCAAAAGAGGGGATTCTGCTCAACAAGGATGGGAAAAATTACACTATCAAGTCATCCTCTTCTCCCTCACCGAGTTCGAGCCCCTCTCTGTAAACAACTCTTATTCTTTCATTCCCCTTAGCATCACAATGACTCAACCCCTGAAAATCTCGAAGATACGCCTGCGAATACTTGTTCTTTCCGTATTGGCTATCAGGTTCATCGTTGGAGCGGCTATCTCATCCTCATTTGTTTACGCGCAGCAGAGCGGGGTAATCGGCCAATCCGAGCGTGAAATCCGTATTCTTCAAGAAAGAAGTAACTGGGCGCAGACCCAGACTCAAAAAGCCGTCACCGCCATGGCGGACAAGGATTACGAATCCGCTTTTGCTTTTTCCAAGAGCGCCGTCGATGCATTACCCTCCGGTGGTGAGTCTTCTGCAGGTTTGCGTTCTCTGGCTCTTGAAACCTTTTCCAAGTCTGCTTGTGCATTGGCCACGCAGCGGGTGAGCGAAGGCTACTACGATGATGCTGAGTTGGTGGTGAAAACAGCCACTGATAAGCCTTATGCATCGTCCTATGCACCCTTGCTAAATCTCCAGAAAGCACTTCGTGATCCGAACCATTTTAACAGGACCATCACTCCCGGATTCGTCTCCAAGGTAACTCAGGTTGAACAGTTGATGAACGAAGCCGAGGGGCTCTACGCATCGGGTCGCTTCGATGCAGCATTCAACAAATATCAAATGGTTCTCAATCTTGATCCTGAAAACAAATCCGCCCGTCTCGGGATGGAGAAAATCAACAAACAGCGCTCCAGTTACGCGGAAACAGCCACCTCCGAGCGGAGGAGTCAGATGATCGCCGACGTGGCAAGGGCTTGGGAGCTGCCCGTGCCAAAAATCAATACAGGCGCCACCACAATCGTCGAGCAGAGCCCTATCGACATGCAGGGCACCAGCGCCATCAGCCGAAAACTCCAAGAGATCAGGCTTCCTCAACTCGCCCTTTCCGACGAGACCGTGCGTGAGGCTGTGGAAAAGCTTCAGAAAAAATCCCGCGTCTTGGACACAACCGAAACAGATCCAGCCAAGAAGGGAGTGAATATCGTTCTCAAACTCGATCCGGCCAAGGAAGCAGTCGATGGCGGAACCAAACTCAATCTTTCCCTCAACGACCTCCCTCTTGGAGAGGCCCTAAAATACATTGCCTCGGCTGCAAATCTTAAGGTCAAGATCGAACCGTATGCCGTAGCCATCGTTCCCCTCTCCGAACCAACGGAAACCCTTATCTCGAAAGAATACAAGGTGCCTCCAGGGTTCATTTCCAGTGCCTCCAGTTCCACCCCAACCGGTGCACTTCCGACGGCAGGAGTTCCAGGGGCATCAGGTACAGTAGGCAAAGCAGGCGCGAAGGAGTTTCTGGAATCCCAGGGCGTCACCTTCCCCGCGGGAGCCAGCGCGACATACCTCGCTTCAAGCAGTAAGTTACTTGTTAAGAACACCCAGTCAAACCTCGATCTGATTGACTCCCTGGTAGAGGTCTCGCTAGCCACTCCCCCCAGTCAGGTGGAGATCGAGGCCCGCTTTCTGGAAGTTTCGCAGAATAATCTTCAGGAACTTGGCTTTGATTGGCTGATGGGAGCCTTCCAGCTTCCGGGTGGGAGTGGAGTTAATACCGGAGGCGGCACAGTTGGCAATCGACAGGGACAGGCCAACGCAGGCAATTACCCCTTTGTTAACCCTGCTAATGGCCAACCTGCCGGAGCGATGAATGTAGATCCCGCAGGCAATGTCACCTCAGGCAATGTCACCTCAGGAAACCGAACAGGTTCGGCCGCTGTTACCGCGAATGCATTGGATGCCCTCCTCTTCGGCTCGCCCGCAGGACCAGCGGCGGGTGTCCTAGCGTTGGCAGGAATCTTCACGAATCCCCAGTTCCAAGTCGTACTACGCGCCATCAACCAGCAGAAGGGAGTTGATCTTGTCTCCGCCCCCAAGGTCACCGTCACCAGTGGGCGCAAGGCCACAATCAATATCACTCAGAAATTCCCCTACCCGAAAGACTACTCTCCTCCAACTGTTGTTGCGGCCACGACACCAGGACAAATACAACCTGCAAATCCAGCCACACCGACCTCATTCGAGACTCGAAATTGCGGTGTGCAACTTGAAGTAGAACCGACGGTTGGACCTGATGGCTATACCATTGAGCTCAGCCTTTCTCCTCAGATCACGGAGTTTCAGGGGTTTGTCAATTACGGCTCACCCATCAGCAGCATTGCAACAGTGTACATACCCAGCCTCTTACCAGGTGGCACACCAAATTCTATAGGAACCCAAAAGGTTCTACTTTCAGCAAACTCCATCAATCAACCCGTCTTTAGCGTGCGTCAGGTCGATACTCAGGTGACGGTCTATGATGGCCAGACCGTTGTCTTGGGTGGACTCATGCGGGAAGATGTCCAGAAGGTTCAAGATAAGACACCTATTGTGGGTGATCTGCCTCTTGTGGGATCCCTCTTCCGCAGCTCGAGCAACCAGAGGATCAAGAGGAATCTTCTCATCTTCGTCTCAGCAGGTCT from Verrucomicrobiota bacterium includes:
- a CDS encoding Amuc_1100 family pilus-like protein; this translates as MNKITKWFAGNKLAASLLASLILGTLILGFLAYQAWDDYGTASADYTSKASQLVKLSQTKPFPSQDNLSKLEATITTEQSSLDALIKDLKKYQVPTFADIGKAKLQDRPQRFQDALRNEVTRIKSLAASTGATLPPGFYLGLDEYENRLPSQDDVRLLSKQLTVLSWLGELLATHKDLILSEFSRSTAETLPKKTPPALPVKVSTPYENACSMKLSFRCNQGSFREIVNTISTAPYFLIIDQLLVHNTSSEPPRRDTPPPTVAPAQDGSTPVQRLPIIVGRELLDISLKLRGLEFPDQESSAATNLQLKPSDKVKGL
- a CDS encoding type II and III secretion system protein, which codes for MTQPLKISKIRLRILVLSVLAIRFIVGAAISSSFVYAQQSGVIGQSEREIRILQERSNWAQTQTQKAVTAMADKDYESAFAFSKSAVDALPSGGESSAGLRSLALETFSKSACALATQRVSEGYYDDAELVVKTATDKPYASSYAPLLNLQKALRDPNHFNRTITPGFVSKVTQVEQLMNEAEGLYASGRFDAAFNKYQMVLNLDPENKSARLGMEKINKQRSSYAETATSERRSQMIADVARAWELPVPKINTGATTIVEQSPIDMQGTSAISRKLQEIRLPQLALSDETVREAVEKLQKKSRVLDTTETDPAKKGVNIVLKLDPAKEAVDGGTKLNLSLNDLPLGEALKYIASAANLKVKIEPYAVAIVPLSEPTETLISKEYKVPPGFISSASSSTPTGALPTAGVPGASGTVGKAGAKEFLESQGVTFPAGASATYLASSSKLLVKNTQSNLDLIDSLVEVSLATPPSQVEIEARFLEVSQNNLQELGFDWLMGAFQLPGGSGVNTGGGTVGNRQGQANAGNYPFVNPANGQPAGAMNVDPAGNVTSGNVTSGNRTGSAAVTANALDALLFGSPAGPAAGVLALAGIFTNPQFQVVLRAINQQKGVDLVSAPKVTVTSGRKATINITQKFPYPKDYSPPTVVAATTPGQIQPANPATPTSFETRNCGVQLEVEPTVGPDGYTIELSLSPQITEFQGFVNYGSPISSIATVYIPSLLPGGTPNSIGTQKVLLSANSINQPVFSVRQVDTQVTVYDGQTVVLGGLMREDVQKVQDKTPIVGDLPLVGSLFRSSSNQRIKRNLLIFVSAGLLDPAGQPLIKTMENGTEISTPDAKAVASEAIPGDPSTASKSSR